Proteins from a genomic interval of Medicago truncatula cultivar Jemalong A17 chromosome 3, MtrunA17r5.0-ANR, whole genome shotgun sequence:
- the LOC25491022 gene encoding tyrosine--tRNA ligase, chloroplastic/mitochondrial → MATNFASRSIFFSHSIKHPFFPFTPPLSYSHLPFSLPLRFTRTTCTLQHQHHQQPQTTRNVIRILEERGLLDSLTNDSLRSISSNTINAPLKVYCGFDPTAESLHLGNLLGLIVLSWFRRSGHNVVALIGGATARVGDPSGKNIERPQLDGETLERNTVGIENTIRTILGRSQNPNFKELNVNGNEFCDDSVVVLNNYDWWKEFSLLDFLKRVGKYARVGSMMAKESVRKRLESEQGMSYTEFTYQLLQGYDFLHLFQNEGVNVQIGGSDQWGNITAGTELIRKILQVEGGTYGLTFPLLLKSDGTKFGKSEDGAIWLSPSMLSPYKFYQYFFSVPDADVVRFLKILTFLDIDEIVKLEEEIKKPGYVPNTAQRRLAEEVTKFVHGEDGLNEALRATEALRPGSETKLDWKTIEGIAEDVPSCSLAYDDVLNQSLVDLSVSSGLFDSKSAARRLLKQGGVYLNNSRVDSENKRIEVADIVDGKVLLLSAGKKNKVLVRIA, encoded by the coding sequence ATGGCCACAAATTTTGCTTCAAGATCAATTTTCTTCTCTCATTCCATCAAACACCCCTTCTTTCCATTCACACCCCCTCTTTCTTATTCACACCTCCCCTTTTCTCTTCCACTCCGTTTCACAAGAACAACATGCACTCTCCAACACCAACATCACCAACAACCTCAAACCACTCGAAATGTCATCAGAATCCTCGAAGAAAGAGGGTTACTAGACTCATTAACAAATGATTCTCTTAgaagcatttcatcaaacaccatCAATGCACCCTTAAAAGTCTACTGTGGATTCGATCCAACTGCTGAAAGCTTGCATTTGGGCAACCTGTTGGGTCTCATTGTCCTCTCATGGTTCCGCCGCTCCGGCCATAACGTTGTGGCATTGATCGGTGGCGCGACAGCGCGTGTCGGTGACCCGTCTGGGAAAAACATCGAAAGACCCCAGCTGGATGGTGAAACTTTGGAGAGGAATACTGTTGGGATTGAAAACACCATCAGAACAATCTTGGGTCGTTCTCAAAATCCAAACTTTAAAGAGTTGAATGTGAATGGTAATGAATTTTGTGATGATTCTGTTGTGGTTTTGAATAATTATGATTGGTGGAAAGAGTTTAGTTTATTGGATTTTCTGAAAAGGGTTGGTAAATATGCTAGAGTAGGTTCAATGATGGCTAAGGAGAGTGTTAGGAAGAGATTAGAATCTGAACAAGGAATGAGTTATACTGAATTTACTTATCAGTTATTGCAAGGTTATGATTTTTTGCATCTGTTTCAGAATGAGGGTGTTAATGTTCAAATTGGGGGTAGTGATCAATGGGGTAATATAACTGCTGGAACTGAGTTGATCAGGAAGATATTACAGGTAGAAGGTGGTACCTATGGTTTAACATTTCCTCTTTTGTTGAAAAGTGATGGTACGAAATTCGGTAAGTCGGAGGATGGTGCAATTTGGTTGTCTCCGTCGATGTTATCTCCGTATAAGTTTTATCAGTATTTTTTCTCGGTTCCGGATGCTGATGTTGTTaggtttttgaaaattcttacTTTTTTGGATATTGATGAGATAGTTAAGTTGGAGGAAGAGATTAAGAAACCTGGATATGTGCCAAATACTGCTCAGCGGAGACTTGCCGAAGAAGTTACCAAATTTGTTCATGGGGAAGATGGTTTGAACGAAGCTCTTAGGGCGACTGAAGCGTTGAGGCCGGGATCTGAGACAAAGTTGGACTGGAAAACTATTGAGGGGATTGCTGAGGATGTTCCGTCTTGTTCTTTAGCTTATGACGATGTTTTGAATCAGTCTTTGGTTGATCTTTCTGTTTCTTCTGGTTTGTTTGACAGCAAATCTGCTGCGCGCCGGTTGTTAAAGCAAGGAGGTGTTTACTTGAATAACAGCAGAGTAGATAGTGAAAATAAGAGGATTGAGGTAGCTGATATAGTGGATGGTAAAGTTCTCCTTTTATCTGCGGGAAAAAAGAATAAGGTGCTAGTGCGAATAGCATAA